A DNA window from Christiangramia salexigens contains the following coding sequences:
- a CDS encoding DUF3078 domain-containing protein, with amino-acid sequence MKIKLLALIFLITTSNSIASDFKYVAVTDTVATVPKDTTNTDSMMMYWTEKNTFGVNMSEVAFVNWNSGGNNSISALFYANFERNFKRDHTLWKNSASLRYGINAQEGREVRKTEDEIRVKSSFGYRQDSTSNWYYSGRFSFNTQFSNGYKYPDTEKAISKFMAPGYTFLGAGTEFSHPEDDLTIYLSPITFKSTFVLDQRLADEGMFGVTPAVKDELGNIIEEGENLRTEFGFLVTSDFSKEVFDNVNFNNQLSLYSDYLNKFGNVDVDWQMNLNMKVNDFIKANVGSHIRYDDDVKFKEDTDGDGTLETSGPRVQLKQMLGVGVVYEF; translated from the coding sequence AATTATTAGCCCTTATATTTCTTATTACCACTTCCAATTCTATAGCCTCAGATTTTAAATATGTTGCCGTGACAGATACTGTGGCTACTGTTCCAAAAGATACTACCAATACAGATTCTATGATGATGTACTGGACAGAAAAGAACACCTTTGGAGTGAACATGAGTGAGGTGGCTTTTGTAAACTGGAATTCCGGGGGTAACAACTCGATTTCGGCACTGTTTTACGCCAATTTTGAGAGGAATTTCAAAAGGGATCATACGCTTTGGAAAAATTCTGCAAGTCTAAGGTATGGCATCAATGCTCAGGAAGGTCGTGAAGTAAGGAAAACAGAAGATGAGATCAGGGTGAAGTCTTCTTTTGGTTACAGGCAGGACAGCACCTCCAACTGGTATTATTCAGGCAGATTTAGTTTCAACACACAATTTTCTAACGGATATAAATATCCCGATACCGAAAAAGCAATTTCAAAATTCATGGCTCCGGGTTATACCTTTCTAGGGGCAGGAACAGAATTTTCACATCCGGAAGATGATCTTACGATATATTTATCTCCAATTACTTTCAAATCTACCTTCGTTCTGGACCAAAGGCTTGCCGATGAAGGAATGTTTGGGGTCACACCGGCTGTAAAAGATGAACTTGGAAATATCATTGAAGAAGGCGAAAACCTTCGAACGGAATTCGGATTTCTGGTCACCAGCGATTTTAGCAAGGAAGTCTTTGATAATGTAAACTTCAATAACCAGCTAAGCCTTTATTCAGATTACCTGAATAAGTTCGGAAATGTGGATGTGGACTGGCAGATGAACCTGAACATGAAAGTGAACGATTTCATTAAAGCCAACGTAGGATCCCATATTCGCTATGACGACGATGTGAAGTTTAAGGAAGATACCGATGGTGACGGTACGCTGGAAACTTCAGGCCCCCGTGTACAGCTGAAACAAATGTTGGGTGTAGGTGTGGTTTATGAATTTTAG